A region of Massilia sp. WG5 DNA encodes the following proteins:
- the udk gene encoding uridine kinase, which produces MNEISYLPFVIGVAGGSGSGKSTVTQQVLASFGAEMVSVVMQDDYYRDQSDLSPEVRRKQNYDHPQAFDWPLLVEHVRALRNGEAIAMPEYDFTIDNRSTKTIPVKPAPVIVIEGLFALYDADLRKMMSLKIFVDTAPDVRFIRRMQRDIAERGRTMESIVSQYMETVRPMHKQFIEPTKRHADVILPHGANGPAVDVITTKVASVISELKRG; this is translated from the coding sequence ATGAATGAGATTTCTTACCTTCCGTTTGTGATTGGTGTCGCTGGCGGCAGCGGCAGCGGCAAGTCAACGGTGACCCAGCAGGTGCTGGCTTCGTTCGGCGCGGAGATGGTCTCGGTCGTGATGCAGGACGATTACTACCGCGACCAGTCCGATCTGAGCCCCGAAGTGCGCCGCAAGCAGAATTACGACCATCCGCAGGCCTTCGACTGGCCGCTGCTGGTGGAGCACGTCCGCGCCTTGCGCAATGGCGAAGCGATCGCGATGCCGGAATACGATTTCACGATCGACAACCGTTCCACCAAGACCATTCCGGTCAAACCGGCCCCGGTCATCGTGATCGAAGGCCTGTTTGCCTTGTATGACGCGGACCTGCGCAAGATGATGTCGCTGAAAATCTTTGTCGACACCGCCCCGGACGTCCGCTTCATCCGCCGCATGCAGAGGGATATTGCCGAACGCGGCCGCACGATGGAGAGCATCGTCAGCCAGTACATGGAAACGGTGCGCCCGATGCACAAGCAATTCATCGAGCCGACCAAGCGCCACGCCGATGTCATCCTGCCCCACGGCGCGAATGGCCCGGCAGTCGATGTCATTACCACCAAGGTGGCGAGCGTGATCAGCGAGTTGAAGCGCGGCTGA